The region CACCGATGCCGGAGCAATGAGGGCTCACAAGGCCATTTCGATAAACGTCTAATAAAGTCGGAAGTAACCATGCTGATGAACATTCCACGTTTCACGCTCAAGCCGTTGGTGGCGACGATTCAACGTCACCGTTTTGTTCCGTTGTACCTGGTTGCCATGGGGATGAGCGCCGGGTCGTTGCAGGCCGCGGAAACGGGCGCCGAGGGCGACAGCAGCAACGTCGTACCGGCCGCCAGTGCGGCGGTGGTCGCACCAGCCACCACGCAGCTGCAACGGGTTGAAGTGACGGGCTCGGCGATTCGTCGGGTCGATGCGGAAACGGCGGTGCCGATTACCATTCTCAAGGCCGACGAACTGCGCAAACAGGGCGTGAGCACTACCGCTGAGCTGGTGCAGCGCATTACCGGTAGCCAGTCGATCAACAACAGCGCCGGCTCCGTGGGCTCGGCCACCGGCGGCGCCTCGTTTGCCGACATGCGCGGCATCGGCGCGAACAAGACACTGGTGCTCCTCAACGGCCGGCGCCTGGCCAACAACGCCCTGTCCGGGACTAACTCGGCCGGCGGCGCCGTCGACTTGAACATGATTCCGTTCGCGGCCATCGACCGCGTCGAAGTCCTGCGCGACGGCGCATCGGCCCTCTACGGCACCGATGCGATCGGCGGCGTGATCAACTTCATCACCAAGAAAGCCATGACGGACGGCCAGTTGACCCTTGGCGGCGAGACCCCGACCCATAGCGGCGGCGGTGCGACCAAGGACATGAGCGCCAGTTGGGGTTACGGCGACGTGGAGCAGGACCGTTTCAACGTCCTCGGCGTGTTCAACTACAACAAGCAGCAGAACCTGGAAGCCAACGACCGTTCGTTCGCAACCGATTTCGTCCCCGGCCGAGGCCTCGACCAGACCTCCGGCACCGCGTTCCCCGCCAACTACAGTCAGAATGGCAACGCCACCAACCCGCTGTCCAACAGCAACTGCAACGCACCGAACCTGGTCGGTCGGGACGGCGTATGCCGCTTCAGCACACGGCAGTTCATCGACCTGGTGCCGCAAACCGAGAAGACGTCATTCTTCGGCAAGACCACCGGCAAACTGGCAGACGATCACAACGTCAACCTCGAATACTTCTGGTCACGCAACGACAACGCCACCACCGTGGGCCCGGCTCCGCTGACCGGCCAGACGTTGGACGCCTCCTCGCCCTACTTCCCTGGCAATGGCATCACGGCGGCACCGACCAGTTTCGCCCTGGACCCGACGCAACCAATCGGCGTTAACTGGCGCGAAACAGCGGCCGGCCCACGGCAATCCAAGGACCAGAACACCAGTCAACGGTTCGTATTGAGCTTCGATGGTCTGGTCAGCGGCTGGGATTACAACGTCGGCGCCTCGTATAACCAGAACAAAATCGTTTCCAGCGTTACCAGTGGTTATGTCAGCGACTCGGCCATGACCGCAGGCTTGGCCAGTGGCTTGCTCAATCCGTTCGGCCCGCAAACCAGCGCCGGGCAAACCTACATCGATAACGCGGCCTACCACGGCGCGTACTCCACCGCCGTTGGACGAGTGGCCGGGTTTGACGGGCGCATCAGCCGTGAAATCGGCGACTGGTTTGGTGCTGGCCCTTCAGGACTGGCGTTGGGCGGCGAGTACCGCAAAGAGAAATTCCACCAGGATTACGAACAATTTGCGGGTGATATCCAGAGCTTGGGCGTCGACCCGGCCGGCAGCGTCGAGGGCGACCGGAGCGTGAAAGCTGCCTACGCGGAAATCAACGTCCCGGTGCTCGACAGCCTCGAATTGTCCGCCGCCGTGCGTCACGACAAATACAGCGACTTTGGCAGCACCACCAACCCCAAATATTCGTTCCGTTACCAGCCGCTCAAAGAGCTGGTGGTGCGCGGTGCCTACAGCGAGGGTTTCCGTGCGCCGTCACTGTATGAGCTGTATTCGCCGCGCAGCCTGACCTACACCCTGGGTTACTACAACGACCCGGTGCTGTGTACCGGCGGCGTAGTGCAACCGGGGGGCAACGGCGGGCGCGACTGTGGTCAGCAGTTCCTCAGCCAGATCGGCGGCAACGAGAAACTGGCCCCCGAGAAGGCGCGCAACGTGACATTGGGCTTCGTCTATCAGCCGATTCGCGACCTGTCGGTAGGCTTGGATTTCTGGTGGATTCACATCTCCAACCAAATCCAGCCGTTCCCGGAATCCACCGTATTTGATCAGTCCGGCACTTATGCTGATCGCTTCGTGCGCAATGCCGACGGCACGCTGAACTACATCGTGACCGGCAACGCCAACCTGGGGATCGTCAAGACCAACGGCGTGGACGTGTCCCTCGACTATCGGTTCCCGAACACTCCGTATGGCCAGTTTGGCTTGGGGCTGCAAGGCACCTATGTCGATCGATACGACTTCCAGAGCACCATCAAGGGCCCGTACACCGACAAGGTCGGGGACTTCGAGGGTGATGGCGTGATCGCTCGCTGGAAACACAACCTGAGCGGCACCTGGACCCTGGGCGCCGCGCGGGCGTCGCTGACCAACCGCTTCACCACCGGCTACAACGATTACGACCGCACCACCAACCCTCGTGTTGCTTCGTACTCGGTGTGGGACCTGTCTGCCGGCTATACCTTCGACAAGGTCCTGGACGTGGATGCCGGACTGAAAAACATGTTCGACCGCGACCCACCCTTCTCCAACCAGGCCTACAACTTCCAGAGCGGTTATGACCCGCGCTACGCCGACCCACTGGGCCGCACCTTGTTCGCACGCATGACGTACCACTTCTGAGTCACGGTCGGGGATCGCAATACTCCGGCCTTCCCCGACCTCATTGCGAATTCGCACCCCACGGTGGCACGCCGGCCACTGTGGGCTTTTCGGGTTTAGAGGAACGACTTCATGACATTCATGCGCAACGTGGCGGGTCTGCTGCTCGGCGGCGCCCTGCTCTGCAACGGCGCGTCTGTAATGGCCGCCGGCAGCTACGCGATGACGGTGTATGGCGAGGCGCCAAAGTACCCGGCCAATTTCCAGCATTTCGACTTCGTTGATGCCAAGGCGCCCAAGGGCGGATCGCTCAGCCGCGCGTCCATGGAGATCGGCCAGTACAACTACATCACGCCGTATGCCGACCAAGGGATTTCGGTGGTGCAGGTCAACGACTGGGTGTACGCACCCTTGGCCTTTCGCTCACTGGATGAGCCCTACACAGTTTATGGCCTGGTTGCCCAGCAAATGGAACGCGACGCCGACGGCTTATGGGTACGCTTCACCCTCAACCCCGCCGCCCGCTTCGCCGACGGCACGCCTATCACCGCTGAGGACGTGCGCTACACCTTCGAGCTGCTGATGACCAAGGGCAGCCTGAGCTACCGCCAGCAATACGCCGACGTCCAGGACGTGCTGATCGAAGGACCGAATCAGGTTCGCTTCAACTTTAAGAACAACCTCAACCGCACCCTCGCACTGGATCTGGCGACGATGCGTGTGCTGCCCGAGCACTGGTGGAAAACCCGCGACTTCGCCAATGGCGGCGGTTTCGAGCCACCGCTGGGGAGCGGCCCGTACACCGTCAGCAAGGTCGATGCCGGGCGCAGCATCAGTTTTGCCCGCGACCCGAACTGGTGGGGCAAGGACCTGCCCGTCAGCCGTGGCATGTACAACTTCGACAGCCTGACGGTGAACTTCTATGGCGACACCGACGTCGCCCGCCAACTGTTACAGGCCGGTGCGTTCGACTACAACCGCGAGTTCTCCTCGTCCGGCTACGTGGTCGGTTACGACAGCCCGGCGCTACGTGATGGTCGTTTGCAGCAGTCAATCCTCGCCCCGGCCAAACCAACGGCGGCCCAGGGTTTCGTTTTCAACCTGCAAAACCCGCTCTTCCAGGACCGCCGTGTACGTCAGGCCCTGACCCTGCTGTGGGATTTCGAATGGACCAACAAGCAGATGATGCGCGGCTTCTACGTGCGCCAGAACAGCTACTGGCCGAAAAGCGAAATGGCCGCCAGCGAACTGCCGGACGCGCGTGAACTGGAAATCCTCGAACCGCTGCGCGGGCAAATCCCGGATGAGGTTTTCACGCAGGTTTATCAGGCGCCGAAAACCGATGGCAGCGGCTATATCCGTGACAAGCAACTGCAAGCGTTGAAGCTGCTGGCTGAGGCCGGTTGGACGCCAAAAAACAATCACCTGGTCAACGCCGCCGGCAAGCCGATGGCATTCACCTTCCTCGACGGCCAGGGCGGTTTCGACCGCATGTTGCTGCCGTTCAAGCGAACCCTGGCGCAGATCGGCATCACCCTCGACCTGCGGCGGATCGATTCGGCGCAATACGTCAACCGCCTCAACGCCCGGGACTACGACATGATCGTCACCAGTTTTCCACGCAGCGGCGACCCGATTGTTTCCCCCGGTCGCGAGCTTTACAGCCTCTACGCCTCGCAAAGCGCCACGCAAGTCGGCAGTTCCAACTCGATGGTGCTGGCCAATCCGGCGGTGGATCGGCTGATCGATGGCCTGGTCCAGTCCAACTCCCGCGACGAAATGGTGCATTACGCCCGCGCCCTCGATCGGGTGCTGCAATGGGGTTACTACATGATTCCCAACTACTACTCCAAAGGCACACCGACGGTGTACCAGAATCGCTTCGGCATGCCCGCGACCCAACCGGCGTATGACGAAGGCCTGAACACGTGGTGGGAAGTCGCCGCCAAGCCGTTGGACAACCAGCAGATGAGCGCCCTGCGCAAACTCGCGGGGGTGCAGTGATATGTGGCGCTATCTGAGTCGACGCGTGTTGCTGATCATCCCGACCTTGCTGTGCATTCTGGTGGTCAACTTTCTGATTGTGCAGGCCGCGCCGGGCGGTCCGGTGGAACAGGCCATCGCCCGCCTGCAAGGCTTTGGCGGCAACGCCATGGGCGGCGGCGGCGAAGTCTCGGCCGTCGGTGGCGCCGGGCGCAGTAGCCGCGGCCTCGATCCGGCACTGATCGAGGAGATCAAACACCACTACGGATTCGACAAACCGCTGCACGAGCGGCTGTGGCTGATGCTCAAGAACTACGCGCAACTGGACCTGGGTGACAGCTTCTTTCGCGGCGCAAAAGTCACCGACCTGATTGTGCAAAAGCTCCCGGTGTCGATTTCACTCGGGCTCTGGGCGACGTTGATCACCTACTTGATTTCGATCCCGCTGGGGGTGCGCAAAGCGATCCGCAACGGCAGCGCCTTCGATGTCTGGACCAGCACCGCGATCATCATCGGCTACGCGATGCCAGCGTTTCTGTTTGCGATTCTGCTGATCGTGGTGTTTGCCGGCGGCAGCTACGTCAACTGGTTCCCGGTGCAAGGTTTGGTTTCGGACAACTTCGACACTTTGAGCCCGCTGGGCAAGGTCGGTGATTACCTCTGGCACCTGGTACTCCCGGTGTCCGCGCTGGTGATCGGCGGTTTTGCCACGCTGACCATCCTGACCAAAAACAGCTTTCTCAACGAGATTAGCCGCCAGTACGTCATCACCGCCCGCGCCAAGGGCTTAACCGAACGCCGAGTGCTCTACGGCCATGTGTTTCGCAACGCGATGCTGCTGGTGGTGGCCGGGATTCCCCAGGCGTTGATCGAGGTATTTTTCGCCGGTTCGCTGCTGATCGAAACCATCTTTAACCTCGATGGCCTCGGGCGCATGAGCTACGAAGCCGCCGTATCACGCGACTACCCGGTGGTGTTCGGTGCGCTGTTCCTGTTCACCCTGTTCGGGCTGCTGATCAAGCTGATTGGCGACCTCTGCTACACCCTGCTCGACCCGCGCATCGACTTCTCGGCGAGGACTGCCTGATGTTCACATTCTCGCCTTTGGGTAAACGCCGTATCGCGCACTTCAAAGCCAATCGGCGCGGGCGCTGGTCGTTGTGGCTATTCATCGGGCTGTGCCTGATGTGCCTGGGCGGCGAGCTGATCG is a window of Pseudomonas sp. DC1.2 DNA encoding:
- a CDS encoding TonB-dependent receptor, whose product is MLMNIPRFTLKPLVATIQRHRFVPLYLVAMGMSAGSLQAAETGAEGDSSNVVPAASAAVVAPATTQLQRVEVTGSAIRRVDAETAVPITILKADELRKQGVSTTAELVQRITGSQSINNSAGSVGSATGGASFADMRGIGANKTLVLLNGRRLANNALSGTNSAGGAVDLNMIPFAAIDRVEVLRDGASALYGTDAIGGVINFITKKAMTDGQLTLGGETPTHSGGGATKDMSASWGYGDVEQDRFNVLGVFNYNKQQNLEANDRSFATDFVPGRGLDQTSGTAFPANYSQNGNATNPLSNSNCNAPNLVGRDGVCRFSTRQFIDLVPQTEKTSFFGKTTGKLADDHNVNLEYFWSRNDNATTVGPAPLTGQTLDASSPYFPGNGITAAPTSFALDPTQPIGVNWRETAAGPRQSKDQNTSQRFVLSFDGLVSGWDYNVGASYNQNKIVSSVTSGYVSDSAMTAGLASGLLNPFGPQTSAGQTYIDNAAYHGAYSTAVGRVAGFDGRISREIGDWFGAGPSGLALGGEYRKEKFHQDYEQFAGDIQSLGVDPAGSVEGDRSVKAAYAEINVPVLDSLELSAAVRHDKYSDFGSTTNPKYSFRYQPLKELVVRGAYSEGFRAPSLYELYSPRSLTYTLGYYNDPVLCTGGVVQPGGNGGRDCGQQFLSQIGGNEKLAPEKARNVTLGFVYQPIRDLSVGLDFWWIHISNQIQPFPESTVFDQSGTYADRFVRNADGTLNYIVTGNANLGIVKTNGVDVSLDYRFPNTPYGQFGLGLQGTYVDRYDFQSTIKGPYTDKVGDFEGDGVIARWKHNLSGTWTLGAARASLTNRFTTGYNDYDRTTNPRVASYSVWDLSAGYTFDKVLDVDAGLKNMFDRDPPFSNQAYNFQSGYDPRYADPLGRTLFARMTYHF
- a CDS encoding extracellular solute-binding protein encodes the protein MTFMRNVAGLLLGGALLCNGASVMAAGSYAMTVYGEAPKYPANFQHFDFVDAKAPKGGSLSRASMEIGQYNYITPYADQGISVVQVNDWVYAPLAFRSLDEPYTVYGLVAQQMERDADGLWVRFTLNPAARFADGTPITAEDVRYTFELLMTKGSLSYRQQYADVQDVLIEGPNQVRFNFKNNLNRTLALDLATMRVLPEHWWKTRDFANGGGFEPPLGSGPYTVSKVDAGRSISFARDPNWWGKDLPVSRGMYNFDSLTVNFYGDTDVARQLLQAGAFDYNREFSSSGYVVGYDSPALRDGRLQQSILAPAKPTAAQGFVFNLQNPLFQDRRVRQALTLLWDFEWTNKQMMRGFYVRQNSYWPKSEMAASELPDARELEILEPLRGQIPDEVFTQVYQAPKTDGSGYIRDKQLQALKLLAEAGWTPKNNHLVNAAGKPMAFTFLDGQGGFDRMLLPFKRTLAQIGITLDLRRIDSAQYVNRLNARDYDMIVTSFPRSGDPIVSPGRELYSLYASQSATQVGSSNSMVLANPAVDRLIDGLVQSNSRDEMVHYARALDRVLQWGYYMIPNYYSKGTPTVYQNRFGMPATQPAYDEGLNTWWEVAAKPLDNQQMSALRKLAGVQ
- a CDS encoding microcin C ABC transporter permease YejB — its product is MWRYLSRRVLLIIPTLLCILVVNFLIVQAAPGGPVEQAIARLQGFGGNAMGGGGEVSAVGGAGRSSRGLDPALIEEIKHHYGFDKPLHERLWLMLKNYAQLDLGDSFFRGAKVTDLIVQKLPVSISLGLWATLITYLISIPLGVRKAIRNGSAFDVWTSTAIIIGYAMPAFLFAILLIVVFAGGSYVNWFPVQGLVSDNFDTLSPLGKVGDYLWHLVLPVSALVIGGFATLTILTKNSFLNEISRQYVITARAKGLTERRVLYGHVFRNAMLLVVAGIPQALIEVFFAGSLLIETIFNLDGLGRMSYEAAVSRDYPVVFGALFLFTLFGLLIKLIGDLCYTLLDPRIDFSARTA